From Weissella confusa, a single genomic window includes:
- a CDS encoding iron chelate uptake ABC transporter family permease subunit, whose translation MKHLYNWVLVGLLIISVVIALMVGSTGLPVFSNNDAWHLILAYRLPRIIVSIIGGAIIGTSGLLLQLVLRNRFVDASILGMMNGSQFFTTGALVLIPSVLANNVIVGALTGIIIMIGWRLVMPTNRGNLQLILIGIATAMTFQAGTNIASEGFGLPLPTLSTVTWLQVVQLAISGLVGSILLLLVWHHLKYFALSSQQVRLLGINESRTMWFVIIAIGIWIGALTSLIGVVFFLGAILPQIARLMSPKAKSQQLIGSTALWGSLLLLNADTIARTILAPKELSTSAVLLAISGPLFVLMLIRGGRHA comes from the coding sequence ATGAAACATCTTTATAATTGGGTGCTAGTTGGTTTGCTAATCATCAGCGTTGTCATCGCTTTGATGGTTGGTAGCACTGGCCTGCCAGTCTTTTCAAATAATGACGCATGGCACCTCATCCTGGCTTACCGACTGCCACGCATTATCGTGAGTATTATTGGTGGCGCCATTATCGGCACCAGTGGTTTGTTACTACAACTTGTCTTACGTAATCGATTTGTCGATGCCTCGATTTTAGGCATGATGAACGGTAGTCAGTTTTTCACAACAGGTGCGTTGGTTTTAATCCCAAGCGTACTAGCCAATAATGTTATTGTCGGGGCACTTACCGGCATCATTATCATGATCGGTTGGCGCCTCGTGATGCCGACTAATCGTGGTAATTTACAGCTCATTTTGATTGGCATTGCAACCGCGATGACATTTCAAGCGGGCACAAACATTGCCAGTGAAGGATTCGGCCTGCCATTACCTACACTCAGCACCGTCACTTGGTTGCAAGTTGTCCAACTAGCCATCAGTGGGTTAGTTGGCAGTATCTTATTACTCTTGGTTTGGCATCATTTAAAGTATTTCGCGTTGTCATCGCAGCAAGTTCGTCTGCTGGGAATCAACGAATCACGCACAATGTGGTTTGTCATAATCGCCATTGGTATTTGGATTGGCGCTTTAACTAGCTTGATTGGCGTCGTCTTTTTCTTAGGGGCAATTCTGCCACAAATCGCTCGGTTAATGTCACCAAAAGCGAAATCACAACAGCTAATTGGTTCGACTGCTTTGTGGGGTAGCTTATTATTATTAAACGCTGATACCATCGCCCGAACGATTTTAGCGCCGAAAGAATTGTCGACCAGCGCCGTCTTGCTCGCAATTAGTGGGCCATTATTCGTTCTAATGCTCATTCGAGGTGGTCGCCATGCT